From Virgibacillus natechei, the proteins below share one genomic window:
- a CDS encoding helix-turn-helix domain-containing protein, which produces MAQSNSSTKKRTFTHLTDTERGEIVAYKKMGLSLREIAKETGRHVSTITRELK; this is translated from the coding sequence ATGGCTCAGAGTAATTCTAGCACAAAAAAACGAACTTTTACACATTTAACCGATACAGAGAGAGGCGAAATTGTTGCTTATAAAAAAATGGGACTTTCACTTAGAGAGATAGCCAAAGAAACAGGTCGCCATGTTAGCACGATTACACGAGAACTCAAATAA
- a CDS encoding AI-2E family transporter, with protein sequence MQLSGTQKDRRNSHIFPRQRRYITSLSRESYLFIICYLSLLYIAPEAALILSLIIWVVDIIPLYIGPALVLVPWALVAMIIGNMAMGIQLIVLTIVLLVARRVIEPKVLGDSIGLAALPTVLSMYFGYVFGGVIGLILGPFVYIGFQTAKEAGLFEMTAKN encoded by the coding sequence ATGCAGTTGTCGGGTACGCAAAAAGACAGAAGGAATTCACATATATTCCCTCGACAAAGACGTTATATAACGTCTTTGTCGAGGGAAAGTTATCTATTTATTATATGTTATTTAAGCTTATTATACATTGCTCCTGAAGCTGCTTTAATTTTGTCCCTTATTATTTGGGTAGTTGATATTATCCCGCTTTACATAGGGCCGGCACTTGTCTTAGTACCTTGGGCATTAGTAGCAATGATAATTGGGAATATGGCCATGGGAATCCAATTAATCGTGTTAACGATAGTTTTATTAGTTGCTCGACGAGTTATAGAACCAAAAGTATTAGGAGATTCGATTGGCTTAGCCGCCTTGCCGACAGTTCTATCCATGTATTTTGGATATGTATTTGGTGGAGTGATCGGGCTGATACTAGGCCCATTTGTATATATCGGTTTCCAAACAGCAAAAGAAGCAGGGCTATTTGAAATGACAGCTAAAAACTAG
- a CDS encoding YqjF family protein yields MYKAIRNNTKHREYSLPHGPWVMTQKWDHLLFMHLPVSKEVMKKQIPEDLEVDTFDGEAWITIIPFKISDMRLRKMPPIPFLRSFLELNVRTYVRRNGLQGVYFFSLDADKLLAVLGARISTLPYFYAKMKMKKRADTCHYSTTRRGSSDAIFKGSYHPISEPYFPEKGSLTYWLLERYYLWSYKGGALFRGDIHHSQWKIHDAEATIMKQDMIPFLPENVNEKPLLHYASSKRVLFWPIKKVN; encoded by the coding sequence ATGTATAAAGCTATACGAAACAACACCAAACATCGTGAATATTCCTTGCCTCATGGACCATGGGTAATGACGCAAAAGTGGGATCATTTGTTATTCATGCATTTACCTGTATCCAAGGAAGTGATGAAGAAACAAATTCCCGAGGATTTGGAAGTAGACACCTTTGATGGTGAAGCGTGGATTACGATTATTCCATTCAAAATAAGTGATATGCGCCTTCGCAAAATGCCACCAATCCCTTTTCTGCGTTCATTTCTAGAACTGAACGTAAGAACCTATGTGAGACGGAACGGGTTACAGGGTGTTTACTTTTTCAGCTTGGACGCCGATAAGCTTCTTGCTGTTCTAGGTGCAAGGATATCTACATTACCCTATTTTTATGCAAAAATGAAAATGAAGAAAAGAGCAGATACCTGTCATTACAGTACGACTCGCAGGGGGAGCTCAGACGCTATTTTCAAAGGAAGTTACCACCCGATTTCCGAACCCTATTTCCCTGAAAAAGGTAGCCTGACTTACTGGCTCCTCGAGAGGTATTATTTATGGTCCTACAAAGGCGGGGCTCTATTTAGAGGGGATATTCATCATAGTCAATGGAAAATTCATGACGCTGAAGCTACTATTATGAAACAAGACATGATTCCTTTTTTACCGGAAAACGTGAATGAGAAACCTCTCCTTCATTACGCTTCTTCCAAGCGTGTTCTATTCTGGCCGATTAAAAAAGTGAATTAA